A DNA window from Ranitomeya imitator isolate aRanImi1 chromosome 2, aRanImi1.pri, whole genome shotgun sequence contains the following coding sequences:
- the LOC138664542 gene encoding ADP-ribosylation factor 1-like: MGNMFANLFKGLFGKKEMRILMVGLDAAGKTTILYKLKLGEIVTTIPTIGFNVETVEYKNISFTVWDVGGQDKIRPLWRHYFQNTQGLIFVVDSNDRERVNEAREELTRMLAEDELRDAVLLVFANKQDLPNAMNAAEITDKLGLHSLRQRNWYIQATCATSGDGLYEGLDWLSNQLKNQK, translated from the exons ATGGGGAATATGTTTGCAAACCTTTTTAAAGGCCTATTTGGCAAGAAGGAGATGAGGATCCTTATGGTGGGCCTGGATGCTGCTGGAAAGACTACAATCCTCTATAAGCTGAAGCTGGGCGAGATTGTGACCACCATTCCCACAATAG GTTTTAATGTGGAGACAGTAGAATACAAGAATATCAGCTTTACTGTATGGGATGTTGGTGGCCAGGACAAAATTAGACCACTGTGGCGCCATTACTTCCAGaacactcagg GTCTCATCTTTGTGGTTGACAGTAATGATAGAGAGCGAGTGAATGAAGCGAGGGAGGAACTGACAAGGATGCTGGCAGAGGACGAGCTGCGGGATGCAGTGCTATTAGTATTTGCTAACAAACAG GACCTTCCGAATGCAATGAACGCTGCAGAAATCACAGACAAGCTGGGTCTGCACTCCCTACGTCAACGGAACTGGTACATTCAAGCAACCTGTGCGACCAGTGGGGACGGTCTGTACGAAGGCTTGGACTGGCTGTCCAATCAGCTAAAGAACCAGAAGTGA